One genomic segment of Panicum virgatum strain AP13 chromosome 2N, P.virgatum_v5, whole genome shotgun sequence includes these proteins:
- the LOC120661261 gene encoding UDP-glucosyltransferase UGT13248-like, whose product MASSDTSSVHVLLLSYPAQGHINPLLQLGKRLAAHRGVRCTLAVTRFLLGQSKPQTGAVHVAAYSDGCDTGGYDEAGDAEAYLARLESAGSASLDELLRAESAGGRPVRAVVYDSFLKWAPRVARRHGAACAAFFTQACVVNVAYAHAWAGRMDLPVAPGKALPELPGLPAGLGPADFPTFLTEPEGGGRAYLDLVLQQCQGFEVADHVLLNSFYELEPKEAEYMASRWGAKTVGPTVPSTYLDNRLTDDVSYGFHLHAPMAEESKAWLDARPPRSVVYVSFGSLAAPSAGQMAKVAEGLDNSGKDFLWVVRASETSKLPEGFVDKVKGRGLLVTWSPQLEVLAHPAVGCFVTHCGWNSTMEALGIGVPMVAMPQWSDQPTNAKYIEHVWQVGVKLQPDAEGVVRKEEVERCVRQVMEGERSEEYRKNAAGLSEKAKRAMSEGGSSDSNIVEFLSKIRFK is encoded by the exons ATGGCGAGCTCAGACACAAGCAGCGTCCACGTGCTACTCCTTTCCTACCCGGCCCAGGGCCACATCAACCCGCTCCTCCAGCTCGGCAAGAGGCTCGCCGCCCACCGCGGCGTGCGCTGCACCCTCGCCGTGACCCGGTTCCTCCTCGGCCAGAGCAAGCCGCAGACCGGCGCGGTCCACGTCGCCGCCTACTCCGACGGCTGCGACACGGGCGGCTACGACGAGGCTGGCGACGCGGAGGCGTACCTCGCGCGGCTCGAGTCGGCGGGGTCGGCGTCGCTGGACGAGCTCCTCCGCGCCGAGTCCGCTGGAGGCCGGCCCGTGCGCGCCGTGGTGTACGACTCGTTCCTGAAGTgggcgccgcgcgtggcgcgccggcacggcgcggcgtgcgcggccttCTTCACGCAGGCGTGCGTGGTGAACGTGGCGTACGCCCACGCGTGGGCCGGCCGGATGGACCTGCCGGTGGCGCCGGGCAAGGCGCTGCCGGAGCTGCCCGGCCTgccggcggggctcggaccGGCCGACTTCCCGACGTTCCTCACGGAGCCcgaaggcggcggccgcgcctacCTTGACCTCGTTCTGCAGCAGTGCCAGGGGTTTGAGGTGGCAGACCACGTCCTCCTCAACTCGTTCTACGAGCTGGAGCCCAAG GAAGCTGAGTACATGGCGTCGCGATGGGGTGCCAAGACGGTCGGGCCAACCGTGCCGTCGACGTACCTCGACAACCGCCTCACGGACGACGTGTCCTACGGGTTCCACCTCCACGCTCCGATGGCGGAGGAAAGCAAGGCCTGGCTCGACGCGAGGCCTCCGCGCTCCGTCGTGTACGTCTCCTTCGGCAGCCTCGCCGCGCCCAGCGCAGGCCAAATGGCCAAGGTGGCGGAGGGGCTCGACAACAGCGGCAAGGATTTCCTGTGGGTTGTCAGGGCCTCGGAGACTTCCAAGTTACCTGAAGGTTTCGTCGACAAGGTGAAAGGGAGGGGCCTCCTCGTGACATGGAGCCCGCAGTTGGAGGTCCTAGCGCACCCTGCGGTTGGATGCTTCGTGACGCACTGTGGTTGGAACTCGACAATGGAAGCCCTAGGCATTGGCGTGCCGATGGTGGCAATGCCACAATGGTCGGATCAGCCAACAAACGCCAAGTACATTGAGCATGTCTGGCAAGTGGGAGTGAAGCTGCAACCTGACGCGGAAGGTGTTGtgaggaaggaggaggtggagaggtGCGTCAGGCAGGTGATGGAAGGAGAAAGGAGCGAGGAATACAGGAAGAATGCTGCAGGATTGAGCGAGAAGGCGAAAAGAGCCATGAGTGAAGGTGGCAGCTCGGACAGTAACATCGTGGAGTTCCTCAGCAAGATCCGATTCAAGTGA